In a single window of the Leisingera daeponensis DSM 23529 genome:
- the pncB gene encoding nicotinate phosphoribosyltransferase translates to MDIATRVYNHKWKIDPIIRSLIDTDFYKLLMCQSVFRNKPDTTVTFSLINRSTHVPLARLIDEGELREQLDHIRSLSLSRGESTWLRGNTFYGKRQMFRPDFMEWFEGLRLPPYHLERKGDQYELTFEGKWHEVMLWEIPALAVLMELRSRAVLDKMGRFELQVLYARAMTRVWEKIEKLREIDGLTIADFGTRRRHSFLWQDWCVQAMIEGLGEKFTGTSNCLIAMRREVEAIGTNAHELPMVYSALADSDAELAQAPYDVLSDWHDEHEGNLRIILPDTYGTQGFLDRAPDWLAGWTGIRIDSGDPAKGAEVAINWWKERGEDPAEKRVIFSDGLDVPQIQDLHGQFAGRTKVSFGWGTLLTNDFRGLVPDDALAPFSLVCKAVAANGRPTVKLSDNPEKAMGPAEEIARYKRVFGVGKQERQAVIV, encoded by the coding sequence GTGGATATTGCAACCCGCGTCTATAATCACAAATGGAAGATCGACCCGATCATCCGCTCGCTGATCGACACCGATTTCTACAAGCTGCTGATGTGCCAGTCGGTGTTCCGCAACAAGCCGGACACCACGGTGACCTTCTCGCTGATCAACCGCTCCACCCATGTGCCGCTGGCCCGGCTGATCGACGAGGGCGAGCTGCGCGAACAGCTGGACCACATCCGCTCGCTGTCGCTCAGCCGCGGCGAAAGCACCTGGCTGCGCGGCAATACCTTCTATGGCAAGCGGCAGATGTTCCGCCCCGACTTCATGGAATGGTTCGAAGGCCTGCGCCTGCCGCCCTACCACCTGGAACGCAAGGGCGATCAGTATGAGCTGACGTTCGAGGGCAAATGGCACGAGGTCATGCTGTGGGAAATCCCGGCGCTTGCGGTGCTGATGGAGCTGCGCTCGCGCGCGGTGCTGGACAAGATGGGCCGCTTTGAACTGCAGGTGCTCTATGCCCGCGCCATGACGCGGGTCTGGGAAAAGATCGAGAAACTGCGGGAGATCGACGGCTTGACGATTGCCGATTTCGGCACCCGCCGCCGCCATTCCTTCCTGTGGCAGGACTGGTGCGTGCAGGCCATGATCGAGGGGCTGGGGGAGAAGTTCACCGGCACCTCCAACTGCCTCATTGCCATGCGCCGCGAGGTGGAGGCGATCGGCACCAACGCGCATGAGCTGCCGATGGTCTATTCCGCCCTGGCGGACAGCGACGCGGAACTGGCCCAGGCCCCCTACGACGTGCTGTCCGACTGGCATGACGAGCATGAGGGCAACCTGCGCATCATCCTGCCCGACACCTACGGCACCCAAGGTTTCCTGGACCGGGCGCCGGATTGGCTGGCCGGCTGGACCGGCATCCGCATCGACAGCGGCGACCCGGCCAAGGGCGCCGAGGTGGCGATCAACTGGTGGAAAGAGCGCGGCGAGGATCCGGCGGAAAAGCGGGTGATCTTCTCCGATGGCCTCGACGTGCCGCAGATCCAGGACCTGCACGGGCAGTTTGCTGGCCGCACCAAGGTCTCTTTCGGCTGGGGCACGCTGCTGACGAATGACTTCCGCGGGCTGGTTCCGGACGATGCGCTGGCGCCGTTCTCGCTGGTTTGCAAGGCGGTTGCGGCCAACGGGCGGCCCACTGTGAAACTCTCCGACAACCCGGAAAAGGCGATGGGTCCGGCGGAGGAAATCGCCCGCTACAAGCGGGTTTTCGGTGTGGGCAAGCAGGAGCGGCAGGCGGTAATCGTCTGA
- a CDS encoding aldehyde dehydrogenase family protein has translation MPDPLWFDPALCLIGGQWLPSASGGTLPLVNPSDGSEICQIARGSAADIEAAVLEAEAALDGGWGRMTALERGRILTRIGQFVLERVEQLAAIEAMDVGKPLTQARADAVALARYCEFYGGAADKVMGETIPYLDGYTVYTLREPHGVTGHIVPWNYPMQIIGRSVGAALAMGNACVLKPAEEACLTALAFAHIAMEAGLPAGALNVVPGLGAEAGAALAAHPGVHHISFTGSVRTGALVQQAAGANVVPVTLELGGKSPQLVFDDADLDAALPFLVNAGIQNAGQTCSASSRILVQRGVYEAVKARMAEAYGALTVGPAAEDLRVGPLISARQKQIVEDYLKQGADLPVAAQGTIVPHAPESGAYVRPTLFADVPEDHVLAREEIFGPVQVLIPFETEEDALRIANATEYGLVASVWTRDGARQMRLAKRLRAGQVFLNNYGAGGGVELPFGGVGKSGHGREKGFEALYGFSQLKTVAAHHG, from the coding sequence ATGCCTGACCCCCTCTGGTTCGACCCCGCACTCTGCCTGATTGGCGGCCAATGGCTGCCATCGGCCAGCGGCGGCACGCTGCCGCTTGTGAACCCCTCGGACGGCAGCGAAATCTGCCAGATCGCCCGCGGAAGCGCGGCGGATATCGAGGCCGCGGTGCTGGAGGCAGAGGCGGCGCTGGACGGCGGCTGGGGCCGCATGACCGCGCTGGAGCGGGGCCGCATCCTGACCCGCATCGGCCAGTTCGTGCTGGAGCGGGTGGAGCAGCTGGCCGCAATCGAGGCGATGGACGTAGGAAAGCCGCTGACCCAGGCGCGCGCCGACGCGGTGGCGCTGGCGCGCTACTGCGAGTTCTATGGCGGCGCAGCGGACAAGGTGATGGGGGAGACCATCCCCTATCTGGACGGCTACACCGTCTATACCCTGCGCGAGCCGCATGGGGTCACGGGGCATATCGTGCCGTGGAACTATCCCATGCAGATCATCGGCCGCTCCGTCGGCGCGGCGCTGGCGATGGGCAATGCCTGCGTTCTGAAACCGGCGGAGGAAGCCTGCCTGACGGCCCTGGCCTTTGCCCATATCGCCATGGAGGCCGGGCTGCCCGCGGGGGCCCTGAACGTGGTTCCGGGCCTGGGAGCTGAGGCCGGCGCGGCGCTGGCGGCGCATCCCGGCGTGCATCACATCTCCTTCACCGGGTCGGTCAGAACCGGCGCGCTGGTGCAGCAGGCAGCGGGCGCCAATGTGGTGCCGGTGACGCTGGAACTGGGCGGCAAGTCCCCGCAGCTTGTGTTTGATGATGCCGACCTGGATGCCGCCCTGCCGTTCCTGGTCAACGCAGGCATCCAGAACGCGGGCCAGACCTGCTCGGCTTCCTCGCGCATTCTGGTGCAGCGCGGCGTGTATGAGGCGGTGAAGGCGCGGATGGCCGAGGCCTATGGCGCGCTGACCGTGGGACCGGCGGCAGAGGACCTGCGGGTCGGGCCGCTGATCTCTGCCCGGCAGAAGCAGATTGTCGAGGACTATCTGAAACAGGGGGCGGACCTGCCGGTGGCGGCGCAGGGGACGATTGTGCCCCATGCGCCGGAAAGCGGCGCCTATGTGCGCCCCACCCTGTTCGCGGACGTGCCGGAGGATCATGTGCTGGCGCGGGAGGAAATCTTTGGCCCGGTGCAGGTGCTGATCCCGTTCGAGACCGAGGAGGACGCCCTGCGGATCGCCAATGCCACCGAGTACGGGCTGGTGGCCAGCGTCTGGACCCGCGACGGAGCACGGCAGATGCGGCTGGCGAAACGCCTGCGGGCCGGGCAGGTGTTCCTCAACAACTACGGGGCCGGCGGCGGGGTGGAGCTGCCCTTTGGCGGGGTCGGCAAATCCGGTCACGGGCGGGAAAAGGGCTTTGAGGCGCTCTACGGTTTCTCGCAACTGAAGACCGTGGCGGCGCATCACGGCTAG
- a CDS encoding ABC transporter ATP-binding protein translates to MTLLDVTSLSLKIGAFQVLKDVSFHVEPGEIVAVTGESGSGKSMTALAVMQLLPEQAEAKGYITLDGTQLLDQSEAQMCALRGQSIGMVFQEPMTALNPVKTIGAQVMETILIHKAMPRGQAEARAREVLERVGLPEDRFPLSRYPHELSGGQRQRVVIAMAIALRPKLLIADEPTTALDVTTQAQILELLKDLVQDTGMGLLIITHDLAVVAELADRIVVMRHGEVVETGGTMQLLRNMRHPYTRMLFAASSHQVALPEPPAPAPLLEVKGAVRDYRTPRKSLFAKPGRFRAVKDVSFTLNRGERLGLVGESGCGKSTLTRAILGLEPLQGGEILLDGEPVTAQLDPAVRRKMQVVFQDPYGSFNPRHRVERLITEPFHMLPDPPVGAARRDLIAETLIAVGLKPEDAGKYIHQFSGGQRQRIAIARALITRPELIIFDEAVSALDVSVRARILDLLAELCDAYSLTYLFISHDLSVVRTITDRCLVMQKGEIVEQGGTEEVFSNPRHPYTRQLIAAAPVLPDVTDPERSPRNA, encoded by the coding sequence ATGACGCTGCTGGATGTCACCAGCCTGTCGCTGAAGATCGGCGCATTTCAGGTGCTGAAGGACGTCTCCTTCCACGTCGAGCCGGGCGAGATCGTCGCGGTGACCGGCGAAAGCGGCTCCGGCAAGTCGATGACCGCGCTGGCGGTCATGCAGCTGCTGCCGGAACAGGCCGAGGCAAAGGGATACATCACCCTGGACGGCACCCAGCTTCTGGACCAGTCCGAGGCGCAGATGTGCGCCCTGCGCGGCCAGTCCATCGGCATGGTGTTTCAGGAGCCGATGACCGCGCTAAACCCCGTGAAGACCATCGGCGCGCAGGTGATGGAGACGATCCTGATCCATAAGGCGATGCCGCGCGGCCAGGCCGAGGCCCGCGCCCGCGAGGTGCTGGAGCGGGTCGGGCTGCCCGAGGACCGCTTCCCGCTCAGCCGCTATCCGCATGAGCTGTCGGGCGGCCAGCGCCAGCGGGTGGTGATTGCCATGGCAATTGCGCTGCGCCCGAAACTCTTGATCGCGGATGAGCCGACCACCGCGCTGGACGTGACGACCCAGGCGCAGATTCTGGAGCTGCTGAAGGACCTGGTGCAGGACACGGGCATGGGGCTCTTGATCATCACCCACGATCTGGCGGTGGTGGCGGAACTGGCCGACCGGATCGTCGTCATGCGCCATGGCGAAGTGGTGGAGACCGGCGGCACCATGCAGCTGCTGCGCAATATGCGCCACCCTTACACGCGGATGCTGTTTGCGGCCTCCAGCCATCAGGTGGCACTGCCGGAACCGCCCGCGCCGGCGCCGCTGCTGGAAGTCAAGGGGGCTGTCCGCGACTACCGAACCCCGCGCAAGTCGCTGTTTGCCAAACCCGGCCGGTTCCGCGCCGTGAAGGATGTCTCCTTCACCCTGAACCGCGGCGAGCGGCTGGGGCTGGTGGGGGAGTCGGGCTGCGGAAAATCGACCCTGACCCGGGCGATTCTGGGGCTGGAGCCGCTGCAGGGCGGGGAGATCCTGCTGGATGGCGAACCCGTGACCGCCCAGCTGGATCCCGCGGTCCGGCGCAAAATGCAGGTGGTGTTTCAGGACCCCTACGGCAGCTTCAACCCGCGCCACCGGGTGGAGCGGCTGATCACCGAGCCCTTTCATATGCTGCCGGATCCGCCCGTTGGGGCCGCGCGCCGGGATCTGATCGCCGAAACCCTGATTGCCGTCGGGCTGAAACCGGAAGATGCGGGCAAATACATCCACCAGTTCTCCGGCGGGCAGCGCCAGCGCATCGCCATTGCCCGCGCGCTGATCACGCGGCCGGAGCTGATCATCTTTGACGAGGCGGTCTCGGCCCTTGATGTCTCGGTGCGTGCCCGTATCCTCGACCTGCTGGCAGAGCTGTGCGACGCCTACAGCCTCACCTATCTGTTCATCAGCCACGACCTGAGCGTGGTGCGCACGATCACCGACCGCTGCCTGGTGATGCAAAAGGGCGAAATCGTCGAGCAAGGCGGCACCGAAGAGGTGTTTTCCAATCCCCGGCACCCCTACACGCGCCAGCTGATCGCCGCGGCGCCAGTGCTGCCGGATGTCACCGATCCCGAAAGGAGCCCCCGGAATGCCTGA
- a CDS encoding ABC transporter permease, whose protein sequence is MTRNLILGAVLSSLVLLAALVSFVWTPFDHSAMNIPAKLQTPNAQHWLGTDHFGRDLMSMIMVGARTSIAVALVAVGIGMGAGVPLGLTAAARKGSWLDEVIMRGNDLVFAFPSLVIAILITAVLGAGAINAIIAIGIFNIPVFARITRGAALSLWEREFILAARVAGKSAARISAEHILPNVTNLLIVQGTIQFSLGILAEAGLSYVGLGAQPPTPSWGRMLADAQTMVSFAPHLALVPGTAIILTVLGLNLLGDGLRDWLDPKLRMART, encoded by the coding sequence ATGACCCGCAACCTGATCCTTGGCGCTGTGCTGTCCTCGCTGGTGCTGCTGGCGGCACTGGTGTCGTTTGTCTGGACGCCATTCGACCACAGCGCGATGAACATCCCGGCCAAGCTGCAAACCCCCAATGCGCAGCACTGGCTGGGCACCGATCATTTCGGGCGCGACCTGATGTCGATGATCATGGTGGGCGCGCGCACCTCCATCGCCGTCGCCCTGGTGGCGGTTGGCATCGGCATGGGCGCAGGCGTGCCGCTGGGGCTGACGGCGGCGGCGCGCAAGGGCTCCTGGCTGGATGAGGTGATCATGCGCGGCAACGACCTGGTGTTTGCCTTCCCCTCGCTGGTGATTGCGATCCTGATCACCGCCGTTCTGGGGGCGGGCGCCATCAACGCGATCATCGCCATCGGCATTTTCAACATCCCCGTCTTTGCCCGCATCACCCGCGGCGCGGCGCTGTCCCTTTGGGAGCGGGAGTTCATCCTGGCTGCCCGCGTGGCCGGCAAAAGCGCGGCGCGGATCTCGGCGGAGCATATCCTGCCCAACGTCACCAACCTGCTGATCGTGCAGGGCACCATCCAATTCTCCCTTGGCATTCTGGCCGAGGCGGGCCTGTCCTATGTCGGCCTGGGCGCGCAGCCGCCCACCCCCAGCTGGGGGCGGATGCTGGCCGATGCACAGACCATGGTGAGCTTTGCGCCGCATCTGGCGCTGGTGCCGGGCACGGCCATCATCCTGACGGTGCTGGGGCTGAACCTGCTGGGCGACGGCTTGCGCGACTGGCTGGACCCGAAACTGAGGATGGCCCGGACATGA
- a CDS encoding ABC transporter permease produces the protein MLRYALKRLLSLILSLAVASLVIFLVVEVAPGDPASFMLGVNAQADTVAALKAELGLDQGKTARYLNWVAGMLGGDFGTSYTYRTPVAGMIADRMWVSLPLALYALTLSTLIAFPAGIYAAARRGKAGDMAVMGATQLGVAVPNFWFAMMLVLIFAINLRWFGAGGFPGWEAGIGAGLHALTLPAIALALPQAAILTRVMRSALLDILDEDFMRTARAKGLTRRQALWRHGVRNALIPVLTIIGLQFSFLLAGAIIIEQVFYLPGLGRLVFQAISARDLIVVESVVMLLVFAVITVNFLVDLAYALVDPRLRSRA, from the coding sequence ATGCTGCGCTATGCCCTCAAACGCCTCCTGTCGCTGATCCTCAGCCTGGCTGTTGCCTCGCTGGTGATCTTCCTCGTGGTGGAGGTGGCACCGGGCGACCCCGCGTCGTTCATGCTGGGGGTCAATGCGCAGGCGGACACGGTGGCAGCCCTGAAGGCAGAGCTGGGGCTGGATCAAGGCAAAACCGCCCGCTACCTCAATTGGGTTGCGGGGATGCTTGGGGGCGATTTCGGCACCTCCTACACCTACCGCACGCCGGTTGCGGGGATGATTGCCGACCGGATGTGGGTATCGCTGCCGCTGGCGCTTTACGCGCTAACGCTGTCGACGCTAATTGCCTTTCCGGCCGGCATCTACGCCGCTGCCCGCCGCGGCAAGGCAGGCGATATGGCGGTGATGGGCGCAACTCAGCTGGGGGTGGCGGTCCCGAACTTCTGGTTTGCGATGATGCTGGTGCTGATCTTTGCCATCAACCTGCGCTGGTTCGGCGCGGGCGGGTTTCCGGGCTGGGAGGCGGGGATCGGCGCGGGGCTTCATGCGCTTACCCTGCCCGCGATTGCGCTGGCGCTGCCGCAGGCGGCGATCCTGACGCGGGTGATGCGCTCAGCCCTGCTGGACATTCTGGACGAGGATTTCATGCGCACCGCCCGCGCCAAGGGGCTGACCCGGCGCCAGGCGCTGTGGCGGCACGGGGTGCGCAATGCCTTGATCCCGGTGCTGACGATCATCGGGCTGCAATTCTCCTTCCTGCTGGCGGGTGCCATCATCATCGAGCAGGTGTTTTACCTGCCGGGCCTTGGGCGGCTGGTGTTCCAGGCGATTTCCGCGCGCGATCTGATCGTGGTGGAGTCGGTGGTGATGCTGCTGGTCTTTGCCGTCATCACGGTGAACTTCCTGGTCGACCTTGCCTATGCGCTGGTCGACCCGCGGCTGAGGAGCCGGGCATGA
- a CDS encoding acetoin utilization protein AcuC → MLSRPLFIGSEIYRTSSYGRTHPLRVPRVSTVMDLSRALGWLPDAVYVNSPRAKPAALTVWHTPEYVAALQAAEAAQAVSPEVRARHHLGTLSNPVFPEIFRRPATAAGGSILAGELLADGGIVYNPAGGTHHGMPDRANGFCYLNDPVLAMLSLRHHGAQRIAYVDIDAHHSDGVEHGFAGDAGVLMISVHEENLWPKTGTLTEDAGGSALNLPVPRGFNDDEMALVRDALILPAVQSFRPDAIVLQCGADAVTEDPLPHLDLSNNAHWAVVRALMGMAPRYLVLGGGGYNPWSVGRLWTGVWAALNGIEVPERLPAAGEAVLRGLEFNGNRLGRNPPEHWFTTLRDQPRGGEVRQEIRERVAYLRRRRRLQS, encoded by the coding sequence ATGCTGTCCCGCCCCTTGTTCATCGGTTCGGAAATCTACCGCACCTCCTCTTATGGCCGCACCCATCCCCTGCGGGTGCCGCGGGTGTCTACGGTAATGGACCTCTCCCGCGCGCTGGGCTGGCTGCCGGATGCGGTTTATGTGAATTCCCCCCGCGCCAAACCGGCGGCGCTGACCGTCTGGCACACGCCCGAATATGTCGCCGCGCTGCAGGCGGCGGAGGCCGCGCAGGCGGTCAGCCCGGAAGTCCGTGCGCGCCATCACCTCGGCACCCTCTCCAACCCGGTGTTCCCGGAAATCTTCCGCCGCCCGGCCACCGCTGCGGGCGGCTCGATCCTGGCGGGGGAGCTGCTGGCGGATGGCGGCATTGTCTACAACCCCGCGGGCGGCACCCATCACGGAATGCCGGACCGGGCCAACGGCTTCTGCTATCTGAACGATCCCGTCCTGGCGATGCTGTCGCTGCGCCACCACGGCGCGCAGCGGATCGCCTATGTCGACATCGACGCCCATCATTCCGACGGGGTGGAGCATGGCTTTGCCGGCGACGCCGGCGTGCTGATGATCTCGGTGCATGAGGAAAACCTCTGGCCCAAGACCGGCACGCTGACGGAGGATGCGGGCGGTTCCGCCCTGAACCTGCCGGTGCCGCGCGGGTTCAACGATGACGAGATGGCGCTGGTGCGCGATGCGCTGATCCTGCCCGCGGTGCAGTCGTTTCGGCCGGACGCCATCGTGCTGCAATGCGGGGCGGATGCGGTGACGGAGGACCCGCTGCCGCACCTGGACCTGTCAAACAACGCCCATTGGGCGGTGGTGCGGGCGCTGATGGGCATGGCGCCGCGCTATCTGGTGCTGGGCGGCGGCGGCTATAACCCGTGGTCGGTGGGGCGGCTCTGGACCGGGGTCTGGGCCGCGCTGAACGGGATCGAGGTGCCGGAGCGGCTGCCTGCGGCGGGCGAAGCGGTGCTGCGCGGGCTGGAGTTCAACGGCAACCGCCTGGGCCGCAACCCGCCGGAGCATTGGTTCACCACGCTCAGGGATCAGCCGCGGGGCGGAGAGGTGCGGCAGGAAATCAGGGAGCGGGTGGCGTATCTGCGAAGAAGACGCAGGCTCCAAAGTTAG
- a CDS encoding ABC transporter substrate-binding protein — translation MALRSFVFAAGSALALAAGGAWAKDSVTIAMQLEPPHLDPTSAAAQAIDSVVYTNIFEGLTRFMGDGSVVPGLAESWEISEDGTVYTFKLRQGVTFHDGSAMDAEDVKFSLDRARAEDSTNAQKALFEGIASVEAVDPQTVQITLAAPNGSLLFNLAWGDAVIVAPETIGDIKTNPVGTGAYTFQEWVQGDRITLARNPDYWGEQPALASATFKFISDPTAAFAAMMAEDIDAFDNFPAPENLPQFEADPRFQVLVGSTEGETILSTNNKQPPFDDIRVRQALAHAIDRQAIIDGAMFGYGTPIGTHFAPHHPAYKDLTGQSAHDPEQAKALLAEAGFPEGFETTLHLPPPSYARRGGEIIAAQLAAVGIKAEIINVEWAQWLESVFNGKSFGLTIVSHTEPMDIGIYARPEYYFQYDSKALQELMSRLTATTDPDSRTALLQDAQEMIAADYVNGYLFQLAKLGVAKAGLQGLWENAPTAAIDLTALSWAE, via the coding sequence ATGGCACTGAGATCATTTGTTTTTGCGGCGGGTTCCGCACTGGCCCTGGCCGCGGGCGGCGCCTGGGCCAAGGACAGCGTCACCATCGCCATGCAGCTGGAGCCGCCGCATCTGGACCCGACCAGCGCCGCCGCGCAGGCCATCGACTCGGTTGTCTACACCAATATTTTCGAGGGGCTGACCCGCTTCATGGGCGATGGGTCGGTGGTTCCCGGCCTCGCCGAGAGCTGGGAAATTTCCGAAGACGGCACCGTCTACACCTTCAAGCTGCGCCAAGGCGTCACCTTCCACGATGGCAGCGCGATGGATGCGGAGGACGTGAAATTCTCGCTCGACCGCGCCCGCGCCGAGGACAGCACCAATGCGCAGAAGGCGCTGTTTGAGGGGATCGCCTCGGTCGAGGCGGTGGACCCGCAGACGGTGCAGATCACCTTGGCGGCACCGAACGGCAGCCTGCTGTTCAACCTCGCCTGGGGCGACGCGGTGATCGTGGCGCCGGAGACCATCGGGGACATCAAGACCAATCCGGTCGGCACCGGCGCCTATACCTTCCAGGAGTGGGTGCAGGGCGACCGCATCACCCTGGCGCGCAATCCGGACTACTGGGGCGAGCAGCCGGCGCTGGCCTCGGCCACCTTCAAGTTCATCTCCGACCCGACGGCCGCCTTCGCTGCCATGATGGCGGAGGATATCGACGCCTTCGACAACTTCCCGGCGCCGGAAAACCTGCCGCAGTTCGAGGCCGATCCGCGGTTCCAGGTGCTGGTCGGATCAACCGAGGGCGAGACGATTCTGTCCACCAACAACAAGCAGCCGCCGTTTGACGATATCCGGGTGCGCCAGGCGCTGGCCCATGCCATCGACCGGCAGGCGATCATCGACGGCGCGATGTTCGGCTACGGCACCCCGATCGGCACCCATTTCGCACCGCACCACCCGGCCTACAAGGATCTGACCGGCCAGTCCGCCCATGACCCCGAACAGGCCAAGGCGCTGCTGGCGGAGGCCGGGTTCCCGGAGGGGTTCGAGACCACCCTGCATCTGCCGCCGCCGTCCTATGCGCGGCGCGGCGGCGAGATCATTGCGGCGCAGCTTGCCGCAGTGGGGATCAAGGCCGAGATCATCAACGTCGAATGGGCGCAGTGGCTGGAAAGCGTGTTCAACGGCAAGAGCTTTGGCCTGACCATCGTCAGCCATACCGAGCCGATGGATATCGGCATCTATGCCCGGCCCGAGTATTATTTCCAGTACGACAGCAAGGCGCTTCAGGAGCTGATGAGCCGGCTGACCGCGACCACCGACCCGGACAGCCGCACCGCGCTGCTGCAGGACGCGCAGGAGATGATTGCGGCGGATTACGTCAACGGCTACCTGTTCCAGCTGGCCAAGCTGGGGGTGGCCAAGGCCGGGCTGCAGGGCCTGTGGGAGAACGCGCCGACGGCGGCCATCGACCTGACGGCGCTGAGCTGGGCGGAGTAG
- the panB gene encoding 3-methyl-2-oxobutanoate hydroxymethyltransferase, protein MSATAKKQAPNAEDIRARKGGTPLVSLTAYTTPMARLMDKHCDFVLVGDSVGMVLHGLTSTLGVTMEMMILHGQAVARGLSQAMLVIDMPFGSYEEGPQQAFRNAARLMAETGCAAVKLEGGVEMADTIRFLVKRGIPVMAHIGLTPQSINTLGGYKVQGRDAQGDAVLADARAVAEAGAFSVVLEKVPQKLADKITAEVAIPTIGIGASAGCDGQILVVDDMLGFFTAFKPKFVKRYADLGPLAEAGIAEYAADVRARAFPGAEHVFADQAPAAKTPSKG, encoded by the coding sequence ATGAGCGCAACAGCCAAGAAACAGGCGCCCAACGCCGAAGACATCCGTGCCCGCAAGGGCGGCACCCCGCTGGTGAGCCTCACGGCCTATACCACGCCGATGGCGCGGCTGATGGACAAGCATTGCGACTTCGTGCTGGTCGGCGACAGCGTCGGCATGGTGCTGCACGGGCTGACCTCCACCCTGGGCGTGACGATGGAGATGATGATCCTGCACGGCCAGGCGGTCGCGCGCGGACTCAGCCAGGCGATGCTGGTGATCGACATGCCCTTCGGCAGTTACGAGGAAGGCCCGCAGCAGGCGTTCCGCAACGCCGCAAGGCTGATGGCGGAAACCGGCTGTGCCGCGGTCAAGCTGGAAGGCGGCGTCGAGATGGCCGATACCATCCGCTTTCTGGTCAAACGCGGCATCCCGGTGATGGCGCACATCGGCCTTACGCCGCAGTCGATCAACACCCTGGGCGGCTACAAGGTGCAGGGCCGCGATGCGCAAGGCGACGCCGTGCTGGCCGATGCCCGCGCGGTGGCAGAGGCCGGGGCGTTTTCCGTGGTGCTGGAAAAGGTGCCGCAGAAACTGGCCGACAAGATCACTGCTGAGGTTGCGATTCCCACCATCGGCATCGGTGCCAGCGCGGGCTGCGACGGGCAGATCCTGGTGGTCGACGACATGCTGGGCTTCTTCACCGCCTTCAAACCGAAATTCGTGAAACGCTACGCCGATCTTGGCCCGCTGGCCGAGGCCGGCATCGCCGAATACGCCGCCGACGTGCGGGCGCGCGCCTTCCCCGGGGCGGAGCATGTCTTTGCCGACCAGGCCCCGGCGGCCAAGACCCCCTCCAAAGGATGA
- the panC gene encoding pantoate--beta-alanine ligase: MTAPILRRLADLRAKTADWRSNGETIGLVPTMGALHAGHLSLVEAAKAACDRVIVTIFVNPKQFNNAEDLANYPRTETGDAEKLAPYGVDLIYVPDPDQIYPDGYATNVSVGGSTTDVMEGPFRPGHFDGVATVVAKLFLQTGADQAFFGQKDYQQLMVVTRMARDLDIPITVHGCETVREPSGLAMSSRNLRLSPEALAKAAALNAAMREAAAKAAAGDPWAPLEAAARKALAQAGFGDVEYFDLRCAETLEALETPSRPARLLAAAWLDGIRLIDNIEVPQLNS; this comes from the coding sequence ATGACTGCCCCGATCCTGCGCCGTCTGGCTGACCTGCGCGCCAAGACGGCTGACTGGCGCAGCAATGGCGAAACCATCGGCCTGGTGCCAACCATGGGCGCGCTGCACGCAGGCCACCTGTCGCTGGTGGAGGCCGCCAAAGCCGCCTGCGACCGGGTGATCGTGACCATCTTCGTGAACCCCAAGCAGTTCAACAACGCCGAGGATCTGGCGAATTACCCGCGCACCGAAACCGGCGACGCGGAAAAGCTGGCGCCTTATGGCGTTGACCTGATCTATGTCCCGGACCCGGACCAGATCTACCCCGACGGCTATGCCACCAATGTGTCCGTCGGCGGCAGCACCACGGATGTGATGGAAGGCCCCTTCCGCCCCGGCCATTTCGACGGGGTTGCCACTGTGGTCGCCAAGCTGTTCCTGCAAACCGGCGCAGATCAGGCGTTCTTTGGCCAGAAGGACTACCAGCAGCTGATGGTGGTGACCCGCATGGCCCGCGATCTGGACATCCCGATCACGGTCCACGGCTGCGAAACCGTGCGCGAGCCGTCGGGCCTTGCCATGTCCTCGCGCAACCTGCGCCTGTCGCCGGAGGCGCTGGCCAAGGCGGCAGCCCTCAACGCAGCGATGCGCGAAGCCGCCGCCAAGGCCGCCGCAGGCGACCCCTGGGCACCGCTGGAGGCGGCCGCACGCAAGGCGCTGGCACAGGCGGGTTTTGGCGACGTCGAATACTTCGACCTGCGCTGCGCCGAAACGCTGGAGGCGCTCGAGACCCCCTCCCGTCCCGCCCGTCTTCTGGCCGCCGCCTGGCTTGATGGCATCCGCCTCATCGACAATATCGAGGTTCCTCAACTAAATTCTTAG